gtaataattttatttattacatttttgaattatttaaaaaaaaaaaataataatttcaccaTATTTATTGCACACAATATAACATGTTTATTAGATCTTAAATCTTTTGATCTAATCTATTGTAAGGAGAAACCATAAATAGtaaagttttaatatttagAAACACAAACGCAGTTATTGATTACTTCAACTAAATGTGAATTTTCAAGTGCAGCAGCTACGCGTTCTTTATCTGCTAATTGTTTGTTAAGTGCTGTTTCGGATACATGAGTACCAGGAGTTATCTCTACGCATACTTTAAATCTAGGTGGTAAAGCTCTTAATAATTGTACTCTTATTGAAAGACCAATCAAAGTTGCCATACTACAATGTGGTATCGTTGGTGTAAATTTAACGTTCACAATATTCTCCGCATCGTTAacctaaaatattataattttagaattatttaaaaaaatatatatatatataaataaaatgatatatcctATTGCATTACCTGTATAAGATTTTGTTCTACAACATTTAGTTCTTCTAACGTTAAAGGATGTTCAGGATCATTGATATTTCTGATGATATCTGAAATTGAATGCAATTAAAACAAATCCacttaataaatgattttttttttttttttcttttttttatcatattataataataacaaccgAAAACTTCTCTCGCATCAAACGCATCAACGATATCTTCATCTTCCTCATCAGCTGTAACTTGTCtatcttctacttttttatataattttggattaatattttccaaattatccatcatcgtcattatgtATATCAATGAAGATATAAAGTCAACATTATCAGATTCGATATTTACGCATAATGAtagattattatgaaaaattatatgaaataattctaacgtttataattacatattactATAATGATAACCTAATTCATAAACACGACAAGGTTATTGACGTTGAATTTAACAAACACTAGAGACGACAACAgcgtaaatttttaattacaaataacacaatggaattatatttctaacacatagagaataaagaaatattatctttaatgataataaataaaattaaatttttttcaaataattatataaaaatgatatattttacaagAGACTATTGTTAAGAACTACAGTTATTGAGGAACTATTAATGGTGAAGTGCTTTAAGCTGAATTTCTAGTGTATTTTCTTATTGGTTAGTGATCAGCCATTAGATATTTTAGAAATGATATTTGCCTTTATGTTGCTGAAATGTGGATGCGACAAAAGTTGAAAAGTTTACTGTAAACGCTAATAGCACGTGTAAAATGATCAATTACCTCTTGTTCTATTCTTTTTGGGGGTTATgtgtaaattaataaatatttccattgaatattatacatttcgtttgattttaaCAAAATCACTTATAGTTTAATTCtactaatttatatacaatcaGAAAGTATAAGTAATTAATGTAAGttatatacgataattttatcataaaacaTCATAAAGGTTATGTGTACATCGTTTTGGACGTGGTCAAATGttacatgaaatttatatattaaataaaataaaaatcatgataAAACATATGtagtaataatttaaattgttcaaataattgtctttattttattaattaatagaattaaaatggCAACTTCATTAGCGGAACAATTAAGGAAGCTAAGAGCCCCACAAACTGCGATACTGTTACAAGATAAGAAACGTTCAAGTTTGTTATTTGATCCAAAAGAAGCTGCAAATTTAGATAAAGAAACAGTATTaaacattggtaacatttttttttatttaattaaaaattattagagtTCGTAAATATGtgattgaattattaaatattaataatataatatttgtgttCATTCACAGGTCAAAGTGGCTTACAAGAATTGATCAAGTTATCTAACTTATTTATAGAATTCGAAGAAAATCTATTTGCCCGGAGTTCTATGAACTTAGAACGTTCGATTTTTGATGTTAAGGTCAACAAAAGACTTGATAGcgcaatagaaaaatttcttatattactttcaccttattttcttttgaatacAGCTCACAAAGCTCTTGAATGGTTGATATATAGATTTCATATACATCAATACAATAAGgatcaatttcttcttttaattttgcCTTATcatgaaactcgtatttttgCCAGgtatgttaaaatatataattaatatattaattgtttatttatattaatttaaacatatatcttttatttatcaggGCATTACAATTGATAGATCTGACAGATCCTACAGACAAGTGGCGTTGGCTCAAGCCATTACAAAAACCAGGAGTACCTTTAGCTTCTAATACACTTATAAATAGAGTTAGTTCTGATAAtggtattttaaaaaatatgtgcACTCATGTTATCACAGCAACAAAGACGTACTCGGAACAAGCAACATCTTTAAGTACtctatattcattttatactaCCGTATTAATTGGTGTTATCGATTGTTCATCTACCATTACAGAAGTTCAAACTGGTCATATACTACCAACTCTTTTAAAAGGATTAGCAAGTACAATTCCAGATTTTGCTGCTAGCAGTTATATGATTTTGTCGAAATTATTGACAAAGGTAAAGTTGAAAGATGATACTAtggagaaattattattaaaaacatttaaaagaCCATGCCTACAACTAGAGGCAATGCTCttgcttcttttcttatatgaTTCTGCATTTTGTCGATTGACTTATATGTATGGTAGTGTTGTACGAAGATTGGCAGAACTCCCATGGtttatagaaatgataattaaattacaatCTTCAGGAATTACTGTAACAAGACTTATCGTTCCATTGATACAAACTGCATGTCACGAGATCCTAATAGACACGAAAGAAACTTTATCAGTTCAGAATatggtaaataatataatttcttcaaTAAAATTGGAAGATAATGCAGTAGATACATTATTATCAAGTAttcttaaaaagaatttttctgaAAATGATGTATccaaagaatataaagatttCTTGGTTCATTTATATCGATCATTGGAGAGAGGATATCCGGAAAGATTTGATgactatttaaaaaatcttatgaaatataatgaaaaaaatagcaGCTCTAAAGTGGAATTAAAATTTCTCACATCCTGGCAATTTGGTGCACACGGTGCATTCGAATCAGTAGAAATATTGGATAGATTGATTCATACTAATGCAGAACAAAGAATAATTGCATTGGAAGCGCTCGCAAATGACAACATAAATATACctgaaaattttcaagaaatgATCACGAATACTCTCAAGGCTAGATTCAATGATGACGAAGTAAACGTTATCAGGAGTTTGCTTTCATTTCCTATAAAACGATTAACAAAATTACTTTCTACGGATACAATAGTCGATGAATTATTAGTTTTGTTATCAACCTGTCACAATGATTCTAGAAAAGTATTGGCCAAGCCAGCATTGAGGATACTTTTAGAATTGTGCGACGATAGCGACGATACAAGTATATTTATCACAACCTTACCATATTTATTTCCTAACAAGGATAAGGACGTAGAAGTTGCTATGGAAATACTATTATCAAATTTTGCCAAGAAAAATAGTTATATGCAAAAGGTTAAAGCTGACATTGGAAGATCACCAAACGCAGAAACGATCACTTCGGCtgtatttcataatatattaaattcggAATTATTACCACCaactgaaaatatattaaatgctATGAAGCAACAAATTCCTCATGGAGATGCCGTATCCatgttttttaatatgattttattaggATCTGTTTGTAGAGTACCCGTTGGTTCATTAAAACCAGAATTAGCTAGAGAGGTAATTGAATTGGCTACAGAAATACTTAGAATGTATCCGCAAGTTAAACTTTTGCCAAATTGTAACAATTTAACTGGGAATGATATACAGTCGGCACTTGAATTAACTTCGAATGGTATTTTACCACTTCAAGTAGGGACATACGTTCTCGAAATGGTTCACAGACGTTTGGATTTAAAATCCAATCCTACATTCGATTTTGACAATGATTCAGATCGTAGTAATCTTATATTACGACTTCTCGAAATGTTTTTCGAAggtatagataataaatttcaatgtaaaCATTATTCACGATgtttgcaaatattttttcaaagacATTTTACAACCATGAAAGATTTAATTCGTTTTTTATcacaattgtttataaaaccTGTAAACGTTCAAACGTCACTTCACTGTTTACAAATATCATTGATACTTTTGGAACAATGCAAATCCATGCAATGGGCATTACAGGACAAAGTTTTTCTAACGAATCTACTTCTATCACTTGCAAGAGAACACAATGAGTGCAGAATCGTTGCTATAGatattttgaagaaattaaCGCAAACGTTCCATTTAACGATGGAACCATTTTCAGTATTCCTTCAAGAATTAGTAAACAGAAGTCCAGAGATATATATGGATCCAGATCAATTGTCCTTGTATCTTTATGTTTTACTATCACCGGATCCTGACGTAAACAGTCAATTCAAATCCGATATACGTAAGAAACTTCAACAAGTACAGCAgcaattatttgatattgtcACGGACTCGATAACACCAATGTACGTTAAATCGCAGTTATTGAATATTCTAGTACACGTAAATGGGccaaaaattttacaaaatcttGCAACGCTTGGTCTtgaatttcttgaaaaattaaatattgaagCGAAACAGGAATCAATTGGAAAcgcattgaaaaatattctccaACGATTTAACAGCGTAACTACGAAAGCtttaacgaatgaaaaagtCTGGAAACTTTTTGAAACTAGTATATTGGAATATAAAGGTCAAATAATAATGGATAACAAACTATGCCCGCCAAgtgttataattttaaagcAAATCGACGAGACGTTCTTCGAAAGTGTTGgtaaaatttcaaatcaatTGCAAGGAAAAATTCTTGGGATATTGTTGGACATAGCTACGGATTGTGACGTTGGTAATGTAATATCAAGTGTGAATAGAGCTATAAGAAGAATACGTATGCATGCTCGACTTATAGTAGACGAGTTACAAAAGATGAAAACATTCAATGAAACGAAAATTGATACTAATCAGACAAATGTAAGAGCAAGACGATCAAGTCAACTTCGTGCCATTCCCAATCCAATGATGATAAATAGCAGAGATTGGAAACGTGGAGTAATCCTATTGGAATTCGTACAACGTGCTGAAAATATAGAACAAGAAGAACTTCTTTATCCAATTTTGTTCGATTTACTTAAAACATGTCTTAGCTTCGAGGAACAAAGTCCGATCGAATATACGAATCAATTGATCTTGTCGACGATACATCGACTTACAACCGTAAAACTTCCAATTCGTGACGCTCATCTTCAAGTGGATCTAATAGCACAGTGTATAAGAACATCGAGAAATCCTCAGACTCATCATCATGCGTTATTACTACTGGTCGAATTATTGAAGATCGTTAATATTCGTTGTGCATTTCACACGATCATGCCTATATTTACGTTTATGGGTAGTTCCGTTGTTAGACAGGACGATGCTTATTCTATacaaattatatcgaaaaccCTAGAAACCGTAGTACCCATTGCAAATGCTGAAAACGACGAGACACATGCTTGCGAAATTTTAAGAACTTTTATCGTATCATTACCAGATATACCAGAACACAGGAGGACGCCTTTATTCGTAAAACTTTTGCAATTGCTTGACGATCATCTTCATTTGTATTATCTTTTAACGTTCGAAAGTTATGTACTTTCGAGGACACgtataatcaatgaaaaaacGCCATCTCAAAGGCTAGAATTTGCCTTGAATGTCTCGAAGGAATTTACAccgaaaagattattattggTTTGCGTGAAATTGGCACAATTTTTGAGAGATATGCCCGTCGAtattgaagaagagaaagatcgaAAGGCGGCCATGTCGTTTCCACATAAACACGTTTTCGATGTTACCAAGAATACACCGAAACATCTTAGACATTACAAATTCATATTGGTTCAATTTCTCGGCAATCTATTATCAACGACAGATTTTATCAATCGAGTTGCCCGATACAATTCGGATGAAGTGAACGAGATCAGGCCACATTACGATGCTTTGATAATCGAATTGGTTCTTTTGATACATAATACTTCTAAGACTGCTGATATATATCAGGGTAAGCCAATAGGGAAATATTGGAAGGTTCTTTTACATCATCTTTACGACGTCCTTGATCTCGTTAACAATCTTTTAccaaacaatatatttttaattagcaTCAAACAACTTTTGAATCATGAATTGTTAACGGTTAAAAGGAAAGCTTTAGAACTGCTCAATGCAAGACTTCAACAGAGAAACTTTAACGAAGATGATCACGTCGATCTATTAGAATTGATCGAaacattattagaaattatcgaCGTTAACGTAAAACCAGAAAATCAAGAAGGTGAAGTTGTACAACAAACTGTTTTAATTACGTTCAAATTGTTGGCAAAGTTGTTAGCAAGCAAACATCCTGCGGTATTCAAACCCGTAAGTAATTAGATTCTTCTTATCAATTATCCAAGTATTAACGATTTAATGCGTTATATCTTTCCTATATAGATTCTCGAAATGACTACGGAACTCTTAAAAACACGTGATGGTCCAATATTAGGAAGTACGGCACTATGTGTTGCAGAATTATGTAGCTGTTTACGTACTTATGCTATACAATCATTAAACAAATTCGTACCTgcgattattaatttgatgAAGACACATTGTCACGAGGAAATACCggatatcgttactatcagtATCGTCAGTGCCTTTCAAAAGATcgtcgaatcgattggaaatttcttatcattttatttggaTCAACTATTGTACGAGTTAACCCGATTGAATTCATTTTATACGGACACGGATCATCCTaaggtatttttattaaaaagaagaatttaattattttttttcttttttctttcttttttttttttctttttctttttttggaaaCACATAATTTTGCTGAAATTAATACGTAGATATTCTTGACTTGTACATGCAGATCGGTGTCGTCGTTTCCCGTTTAAAATCGACAACGCAAAAATTGGCAAGCTTCGTACCTTTGCGTGTCTTGTTACCAGCTATCAACAGAACTTACGATAGATTGTGCAAGAAAAAATCTTACAAATGTATACCACCTCTATTAAGTATCCTTTCCGAATCATTCCTTTCAGTACCAGCTGCTGATTTAAATGCGGCTATACCAGATCTCGCAAGTTTTTTCTTAAAGGTATTTCAATTTCGCGAGGATATTGTATCTAGTCAAGATAATATGGAAATCGATGATGTAAATATATCTGAAAATATCGAGACAGTTGAGGAGAGTGCTGGTAAAGCTTTGGTAGCATTAGTTTTGAAATTAAGCGAGGCCACGTTTAGACcactttattatagattttacgATTGGGCAGCAAGAAATCCAGATCACAAAGAACGTAACATAACTTTCTTCAGGTAAGTCAAAATGATATTCTTGTATGTTCTAACGAATCGATTTAATTCACTGctctgttttttatttcctttttttttttcttttttttctagactTTCAGCCAACATAGCAGATTGTTTGAAATCATTATTCGTCCTTTTCGCCGGCCATTTCTTAAAACACTCAGCACTTTTATTAACCAATAACAATCTGTTTGTTTCTCAAGAATCAGGAGAATTAACTCTTCCCGAGGAATCGAGTAGAATCGAATTGGTGGAATCAGTTTTATTGACGCTCCATCGAGTTTTTACTTACGATGccaataattttgttaatcaGGAACGATTTGACGCATTGGCTCAACCAATCGTTGATCAATTAGAAAATACGATGGGTACAAAGgaagattataataaacgtGCGAATGATTTGATAGTACCTTGTATAGCTTCATTCGCTAGCGCAATACCAGATGATTCTTTACACAAACTTTTGGTTTATCAAACATTGTTAAAAACTAGACACGCCAAGGCATACGTCAGAAGTGCCGCTTTAAATGCTCTGGtgagataaatatttctattaaataattcatatcgtaattaatttttttttttcaaatgacaATGTCATTATGCCATATTGATTATGtatcaaagaaaattcttactttctttttttttttttttctcattattcgtttttttcttttttcttttcaggtCGAAATTGCTCGAAAATTAGGAGAAGATTTTATGCCGTTGTTACCGGAAACCGTACCATTTTTAGCGGAGATGTTGGAAGACGAGGACGAAGCTACCGAAAAATGTGCACAAAATGCAGTGAGAACGTTGGAGGAAATTTTAGGAGAGccattacaaaaatatttttaattttaatcaatccgacggattctttttttcatttatgaatTCGTCGAACGGAATCATATGATgcatgtaaaaaagaaagaaaatttttatcaattatcttccataatttgttatattaaattgatttatatgaaataatcgatatcGATCTCGTAGTTTGAACATTTAATTACGAATTTTAggaaaataaacgaacgataaGCTATATTCGAGataatagtttctttttcatttttttttcttctttttctttttttttttttttgtttttcttttagccAGACAAGCCTTACCTATTACGAAaaaacattctttttattttataagttaTTCACAATTTGGAcgaaatatagaatatattattttcttatattatataatacatttgtcGTTAAAGTATACGCAATGTCATGGCTGTACATCATAcccatttaaatatataataacgtgtatatatgtacatatacgtatgtacatgcctatgtacatacatatatctacttaAGTACacgcattaattattattcacggTGTACGTGTACGCaacgttgaatttttttcccttttctattttttttttcttttttcttttttttccattttttttctttttcttcttttgagaGAATtcttaaagaatatatacacactttaTGTTTTCTTCGTAATAGCGTATACATCATTGCATCTATTTAGATGCAAAAAAAATGAGCGTTTCATTTTGAGCGCTCACATTTAAATGACTCCTCTTATTCTTCGGAAGTATATATGAACTAGGCCTTTGATTAACTTTCTGCTTGAACGACAAAATTGACATTAAACGTAATTAGTCTTCTCCTTTGGAATCACACTTGTGGAACGTCCGCCGCTTCGTTTCTCAAGGCCATCTCTTCTCCTTGCGCCGTCATTGGAATTTTTctgttgcaaaaaaaaaaagagaaaaaaaaaaggtttcaTCATTCAtcgtctctttttattttccatttatttatttatttatttacttatttatttatttattaagaaagcgagagagaaagagatatttgataaaaagtgggttttattttttcttgaaaacaAATAAGACAAAAAGTAATTAGTAAACAACAGGAAAGATAATTTATAAGGAATATAGTCTTACCTCTTTCTATATTGGAATATAATATAGACAATAATGGCATTGCCAACGAACAATAAAGCGATCAGGACGGTTGGTAATACGACATctgtaaaacgaaaaataatcgaatttatCAATCTGTTTAAAACGTCAAACGAACCGCCGGCCAAAGTTTTCGTTCCCTTTCTACTtcaatatcatcatcatcatcatcatcatcatcatcatcaccacttCGTTGTCTCTTACGACTAAACACGCTATGGTAACATGACATAGTGAACTTTGAACGCGTTGAGACTAACGGAACGACATTC
This sequence is a window from Vespa crabro chromosome 9, iyVesCrab1.2, whole genome shotgun sequence. Protein-coding genes within it:
- the LOC124427137 gene encoding HEAT repeat-containing protein 1, whose product is MATSLAEQLRKLRAPQTAILLQDKKRSSLLFDPKEAANLDKETVLNIGQSGLQELIKLSNLFIEFEENLFARSSMNLERSIFDVKVNKRLDSAIEKFLILLSPYFLLNTAHKALEWLIYRFHIHQYNKDQFLLLILPYHETRIFARALQLIDLTDPTDKWRWLKPLQKPGVPLASNTLINRVSSDNGILKNMCTHVITATKTYSEQATSLSTLYSFYTTVLIGVIDCSSTITEVQTGHILPTLLKGLASTIPDFAASSYMILSKLLTKVKLKDDTMEKLLLKTFKRPCLQLEAMLLLLFLYDSAFCRLTYMYGSVVRRLAELPWFIEMIIKLQSSGITVTRLIVPLIQTACHEILIDTKETLSVQNMVNNIISSIKLEDNAVDTLLSSILKKNFSENDVSKEYKDFLVHLYRSLERGYPERFDDYLKNLMKYNEKNSSSKVELKFLTSWQFGAHGAFESVEILDRLIHTNAEQRIIALEALANDNINIPENFQEMITNTLKARFNDDEVNVIRSLLSFPIKRLTKLLSTDTIVDELLVLLSTCHNDSRKVLAKPALRILLELCDDSDDTSIFITTLPYLFPNKDKDVEVAMEILLSNFAKKNSYMQKVKADIGRSPNAETITSAVFHNILNSELLPPTENILNAMKQQIPHGDAVSMFFNMILLGSVCRVPVGSLKPELAREVIELATEILRMYPQVKLLPNCNNLTGNDIQSALELTSNGILPLQVGTYVLEMVHRRLDLKSNPTFDFDNDSDRSNLILRLLEMFFEGIDNKFQCKHYSRCLQIFFQRHFTTMKDLIRFLSQLFIKPVNVQTSLHCLQISLILLEQCKSMQWALQDKVFLTNLLLSLAREHNECRIVAIDILKKLTQTFHLTMEPFSVFLQELVNRSPEIYMDPDQLSLYLYVLLSPDPDVNSQFKSDIRKKLQQVQQQLFDIVTDSITPMYVKSQLLNILVHVNGPKILQNLATLGLEFLEKLNIEAKQESIGNALKNILQRFNSVTTKALTNEKVWKLFETSILEYKGQIIMDNKLCPPSVIILKQIDETFFESVGKISNQLQGKILGILLDIATDCDVGNVISSVNRAIRRIRMHARLIVDELQKMKTFNETKIDTNQTNVRARRSSQLRAIPNPMMINSRDWKRGVILLEFVQRAENIEQEELLYPILFDLLKTCLSFEEQSPIEYTNQLILSTIHRLTTVKLPIRDAHLQVDLIAQCIRTSRNPQTHHHALLLLVELLKIVNIRCAFHTIMPIFTFMGSSVVRQDDAYSIQIISKTLETVVPIANAENDETHACEILRTFIVSLPDIPEHRRTPLFVKLLQLLDDHLHLYYLLTFESYVLSRTRIINEKTPSQRLEFALNVSKEFTPKRLLLVCVKLAQFLRDMPVDIEEEKDRKAAMSFPHKHVFDVTKNTPKHLRHYKFILVQFLGNLLSTTDFINRVARYNSDEVNEIRPHYDALIIELVLLIHNTSKTADIYQGKPIGKYWKVLLHHLYDVLDLVNNLLPNNIFLISIKQLLNHELLTVKRKALELLNARLQQRNFNEDDHVDLLELIETLLEIIDVNVKPENQEGEVVQQTVLITFKLLAKLLASKHPAVFKPILEMTTELLKTRDGPILGSTALCVAELCSCLRTYAIQSLNKFVPAIINLMKTHCHEEIPDIVTISIVSAFQKIVESIGNFLSFYLDQLLYELTRLNSFYTDTDHPKIGVVVSRLKSTTQKLASFVPLRVLLPAINRTYDRLCKKKSYKCIPPLLSILSESFLSVPAADLNAAIPDLASFFLKVFQFREDIVSSQDNMEIDDVNISENIETVEESAGKALVALVLKLSEATFRPLYYRFYDWAARNPDHKERNITFFRLSANIADCLKSLFVLFAGHFLKHSALLLTNNNLFVSQESGELTLPEESSRIELVESVLLTLHRVFTYDANNFVNQERFDALAQPIVDQLENTMGTKEDYNKRANDLIVPCIASFASAIPDDSLHKLLVYQTLLKTRHAKAYVRSAALNALVEIARKLGEDFMPLLPETVPFLAEMLEDEDEATEKCAQNAVRTLEEILGEPLQKYF
- the LOC124427140 gene encoding MIP18 family protein galla-2 translates to MTMMDNLENINPKLYKKVEDRQVTADEEDEDIVDAFDAREVFDIIRNINDPEHPLTLEELNVVEQNLIQVNDAENIVNVKFTPTIPHCSMATLIGLSIRVQLLRALPPRFKVCVEITPGTHVSETALNKQLADKERVAAALENSHLVEVINNCVCVSKY